Proteins encoded together in one Myxocyprinus asiaticus isolate MX2 ecotype Aquarium Trade chromosome 21, UBuf_Myxa_2, whole genome shotgun sequence window:
- the LOC127411637 gene encoding sodium/calcium exchanger 3-like isoform X3: protein MVDMSLQKALLLADDIPDRKLSSEEEEARRIAGMGKPVLGEHAKIEIIIEESYEFKSTVDKLIKKTNLALVVGTNSWREQFMEAITVSAGDEDEDEGGEERLPSCVDYVMHFLTVFWKVLFACVPPTDYWNGWACFVVSIVIIGLLTAVIGDLASHFGCTIGLKDSVTAVVFVALGTSIPDTFASKVAAVQDTYADASIGNVTGSNAVNVFLGIGVAWTVAAIYWHMQGRAFEVQAGSLAFSVTLFTIFAFLAVSVLLYRRRPHIGGELGGPFSHRIFTSLFFFSLWFLYILFSSLEAYCHIQGF, encoded by the exons ATGGTGGATATGAGTCTTCAGAAAG CTCTGTTGTTAGCTGATG ATATTCCAGACAGGAAGTTGTCATCAGAGGAAGAGGAAGCAAGAAGAATAGCAGGGATGGGGAAGCCTGTATTAGGCGAGCATGCAAAAATAGAGATCATCATCGAGGAGTCGTATGAGTTTAAG AGTACAGTAGATAAGTTGATTAAGAAGACTAACTTGGCTCTGGTTGTGGGCACAAATTCCTGGAGAGAACAATTTATGGAGGCCATAACTGTCAGTGCAG GAGATGAGGATGAAGATGAGGGTGGAGAAGAACGTCTGCCATCTTGTGTTGATTATGTCATGCACTTCCTAACTGTGTTCTGGAAGGTTCTGTTCGCCTGTGTCCCGCCCACGGACTATTGGAATGGGTGGGCATGTTTTGTTGTTTCCATAGTAATAATCGGTCTATTGACGGCTGTGATTGGCGACCTGGCCAGTCACTTTGGTTGCACCATCGGCCTGAAGGACTCTGTCACTGCTGTGGTGTTTGTAGCCCTTGGAACATCTATCCCTG ATACCTTTGCCAGTAAAGTCGCAGCGGTGCAGGACACTTATGCAGATGCGTCTATTGGTAATGTGACAGGTAGCAACGCTGTGAACGTTTTCTTGGGAATTGGAGTGGCATGGACGGTGGCCGCCATCTATTGGCACATGCAGGGTCGTGCGTTTGAGGTGCAAGCGGGGTCCCTGGCGTTTTCTGTCACTCTCTTCACCATCTTTGCCTTCCTGGCTGTGAGTGTCCTGCTGTATCGACGCAGGCCTCATATCGGTGGAGAGCTGGGTGGCCCGTTTAGTCACCGTATCTTCACCTCACTCTTTTTCTTCAGTCTCTGGTTTCTCTACATCCTTTTCTCCAGTCTGGAGGCTTACTGTCATATACAGGGCTTCTGA
- the LOC127411636 gene encoding mitogen-activated protein kinase kinase kinase 9-like, whose translation MDAFSFPFNSSDETAQPSSRPGTHITGHGPLAAAVATTPSKAGYWTVVFDYDATAEDELSLRKGDRVEVLSKDSLVSGDEGWWTGMIEDRVGIFPSNYVSGGNGISEKIRDTAENYDDYSVPQLHLLHIDFSELALEEMIGVGGFGKVYRAIWKGKEVAVKAARRDPDEDVSQTLESVRQEAKLFTMLTHPNIMGLLGVCLQEPNLCLVMEYARGGPLNRALAGKRIAPHTLVDWAVQIARAMLYLHCQAIVPVIHRDLKSSNILILERVENDDLSNKTLKVTDFGLAREWHRTTKMSAAGTYAWMAPEVIRSSTFSKGSDVWSYGVLLWELLTGEVPFRGIDSLAVAYGVAMNKLSLPIPSTCPEPFARLMEDCWNVDPHARPHFTSILDQLTAIEESGFFEMPAESFQSLQDDWKLEVQEMFDQLRAKEKELRSWEEELSRAALQQKYQEEALRRREQELAEREIHILERELNVIIHQLYQEKPRVQHRHGKFRRSRLKLRDGNRISLPSDFQHKITVQASPSLDRRRSLLGSNSTPPNSPLVLPRLRAIQLTPGVGGQAWGRNTAFQFDEEEERKTLQKKGRTHREHSADESSRTPKEGSRQRSCSAPNLRRSPRHSPAVPGVSSLAETENEDCCFPSESADSPGQSYLCIPFHREAHAADSYGTESGTTGVASDVSPSYTRRSLSGSRRSELVLLGCGAALAAIGLGHNLLDLVHVEESVRTRWEGLFHRAGGQSRGTSPPTRKLFKRESPRRPPPPPSSFTLLSLSSVSDCNSTRSLLRSDSEEVLVLRPPTPPGQTPAPLNPLVNTHLESFKRNPRQSLTPTHVPSAHSTTCRLHRTPSDGAIKKGCPPARNNYNHTPTTPSKTTQDNTAPHNCAVNPWSSSEDPSELPRLPDPNLVFPPTPRRRFQPERPKTLDFLARPRPSPRARCGSQWGESPAHTSSTETPSTVELGGGVAILPTPMEPTPCSPWVNDSLLDQQDEGQCRDGTLPLSSDPSVTRDSPYRVRPGFCS comes from the exons ATGGATGCTTTCAGTTTCCCCTTTAACAGCAGCGATGAAACCGCACAGCCTTCTAGTCGGCCGGGAACACATATCACCGGGCATGGCCCTTTGGCGGCGGCGGTGGCGACGACCCCGTCCAAAGCCGGATACTGGACCGTCGTGTTTGATTATGATGCCACCGCCGAGGATGAGCTCAGTCTGCGGAAGGGGGATCGGGTAGAGGTGTTGTCCAAGGACTCGCTGGTGTCAGGGGATGAGGGCTGGTGGACAGGTATGATCGAGGACCGGGTCGGTATTTTCCCCAGTAACTACGTGAGCGGCGGTAACGGCATCTCGGAGAAAATCCGGGACACGGCAGAGAACTACGACGATTATTCGGTGCCTCAGTTACACT TGCTGCATATAGACTTCAGTGAGTTGGCTCTTGAGGAAATGATTGGAGTTGGGGGTTTTGGTAAGGTGTACCGTGCCATTTGGAAAGGCAAGGAGGTGGCGGTGAAGGCTGCTCGCCGGGACCCGGATGAGGACGTGTCTCAGACACTGGAGAGTGTCCGTCAGGAAGCCAAGCTCTTCACCATGCTGACACACCCCAACATTATGGGCCTTCTGGGTGTGTGCCTGCAGGAGCCCAACCTCTGTCTGGTCATGGAGTATGCCCGCGGTGGGCCTCTCAATCGGGCGCTAGCTGGGAAACGCATTGCTCCACACACGCTGGTGGACTGGGCGGTACAGATTGCACGTGCCATGCTCTACCTGCACTGCCAGGCCATTGTACCTGTCATCCACAGAGACCTGAAGTCCAGCAACA TTCTGATTCTGGAACGAGTGGAGAACGATGATCTGAGCAACAAGACGCTAAAGGTGACAGATTTCGGTTTGGCTCGAGAGTGGCACCGGACCACAAAAATGAGTGCAGCGGGGACATACGCCTGGATGGCTCCTGAGGTCATCCGCTCCTCAACCTTTTCCAAGGGCAGTGACGTGTGGAG TTATGGGGTTTTGTTGTGGGAGCTGCTAACAGGAGAGGTGCCGTTTCGTGGCATTGATAGTCTGGCAGTAGCTTACGGTGTGGCCATGAATAAACTGTCTCTACCGATCCCCTCCACCTGCCCCGAGCCATTTGCCCGACTGATGGAAG ACTGTTGGAATGTGGACCCTCACGCACGCCCCCACTTCACCAGTATTCTAGACCAGCTGACAGCTATCGAGGAGTCTGGCTTCTTTGAGATGCCGGCAGAATCATTCCAATCCCTGCAGGATGACTGGAAGCTGGAGGTTCAGGAGATGTTCGACCAGCTCAGAGCCAAAGAGAAG GAGTTGAGATCCTGGGAGGAGGAACTGAGTCGTGCGGCTCTACAGCAGAAGTACCAGGAAGAGGCTTTACGACGGCGTGAGCAGGAACTGGCGGAAAGAGAGATTCACATTTTGGAACGAGAGCTCAACGTCATCATTCACCAACTGTACCAGGAGAAACCACGTGTGCAACACCGCCACGGAAAGTTCCGGCGCAGTCGACTTAAACTGCGTGATGGAAACCGCATCAGTCTGCCTTCAG atttCCAGCATAAGATCACGGTACAAGCATCACCATCTTTGGATAGAAGGCGGAGCCTCCTGGGCAGTAACTCCACGCCCCCAAACAGCCCTCTTGTTTTGCCACGCCTCCGTGCAATCCAGT TGACCCCTGGAGTAGGAGGTCAAGCCTGGGGTCGTAACACTGCTTTCCAGTTTGATGAAGAGGAGGAGAGGAAGACTTTACAGAAAAAAGGGAGAACGCACAGAGAGCACAGCGCTGATGAGAG TTCGAGGACTCCTAAAGAGGGCAGTCGGCAGCGTTCCTGCAGTGCTCCAAACCTGCGGCGCTCCCCCAGACACAGTCCTGCAGTACCAGGAGTGTCCAGCCTGGCTGAGACTG AAAATGAAGACTGCTGCTTTCCATCCGAGTCAGCTGATTCTCCCGGCCAATCATACCTTTGCATACCGTTCCATAGGGAGGCACATGCTGCGGACAGCTACGGCACCGAGAGCGGCACAACTGGCGTGGCTTCTGATGTGTCCCCCAGTTATACACGACGAAGCCTGAGCGGAAGTCGTAGATCAGAACTGGTGTTGCTAGGCTGCGGGGCGGCTCTGGCTGCCATTGGTTTGGGCCATAACCTGCTGGACCTAGTACACGTGGAGGAGAGTGTACGTACACGATGGGAAGGTCTGTTTCACCGTGCTGGTGGTCAAAGTCGCGGGACCAGCCCACCCACGCGCAAACTCTTTAAACGGGAAAGCCCTCGTCGCCCTCCCCCTCCACCCTCTTCTTTTACactcctttctctctcttctgtTTCTGACTGTAACTCAACCCGTTCTCTCCTCCGCTCCGACAGCGAAGAGGTACTCGTACTACGCCCACCTACGCCCCCTGGACAGACTCCAGCTCCTCTGAACCCCCTGGTCAACACCCACCTGGAGAGTTTTAAACGGAACCCTCGTCAGTCTCTCACGCCTACACATGTGCCATCTGCACACAGTACAACCTGCAGGCTTCATCGTACACCTTCAGATGGCGCGATAAAGAAGGGATGCCCACCTGCCCGTAACAACTATAATCACACCCCTACCACGCCCTCCAAAACAACGCAGGATAACACAG CACCACATAACTGTGCAGTGAACCCGTGGAGCTCAAGTGAGGACCCCTCGGAGTTGCCCCGTCTGCCTGACCCAAATCTAGTCTTTCCACCTACACCACGTCGTCGCTTCCAACCTGAGCGTCCTAAGACTCTCGATTTCCTGGCTAGGCCTCGCCCTTCTCCACGAGCTCGCTGTGGATCCCAGTGGGGTGAATCTCCCGCTCACACCTCCAGCACTGAAACCCCATCCACTGTGGAGTTAGGAGGAGGTGTGGCCATCTTGCCCACTCCAATGGAACCAACCCCATGTTCCCCTTGGGTGAATGACAGCCTTTTGGACCAACAAGATGAGGGACAATGCAGGGATGGTACACTGCCTCTTTCATCAGACCCCAGTGTAACCCGAGACTCTCCTTACAGAGTGCGACCAGGGTTTTGCTCCTGA